A region of Thermococcus argininiproducens DNA encodes the following proteins:
- a CDS encoding P-loop NTPase, whose protein sequence is MQIAVSGGKGGTGKSTIAINLAIALKEYFDLVLADLDVEAPNDHILLNVELQNEEPVHMFMPHFDYSKCIKCKKCAEICEENAIITMKDGTPFLIPTLCSGCRGCEIVCPVPEAILERQKTMGHTYLTNTVYGFPLITGKLLEGEERAMPIVVAAKERAQKLKKELLLVDTAAGTSNTVSKALENSKLLIAVTEPTPLGLHDLELILKLADLMGIETWIVLNRSSLGNREGVQKVAKEYGVKIVAEIPYSENIIHSYIEGKPIVLSENKEAEVFKELAKKVAEYVG, encoded by the coding sequence ATGCAGATAGCAGTGAGTGGGGGTAAAGGAGGAACAGGAAAATCGACAATTGCAATTAACCTCGCAATAGCCCTGAAGGAATATTTTGACCTTGTATTGGCTGATTTAGATGTTGAAGCACCAAATGACCACATACTCCTTAATGTTGAGCTTCAAAATGAAGAACCTGTTCACATGTTTATGCCCCATTTTGACTATTCAAAGTGCATCAAATGTAAAAAGTGTGCTGAGATTTGTGAAGAAAATGCAATAATCACTATGAAGGATGGAACTCCCTTCTTGATACCAACTTTATGTTCTGGTTGTAGAGGATGTGAGATAGTATGCCCTGTTCCAGAGGCAATATTGGAGAGACAGAAAACCATGGGGCACACATACCTAACAAACACTGTCTATGGATTTCCCCTCATAACAGGCAAACTCTTGGAAGGGGAAGAGAGAGCTATGCCAATTGTAGTTGCAGCAAAAGAGAGAGCACAAAAGCTCAAGAAGGAGCTTTTACTAGTAGATACTGCTGCAGGTACAAGTAACACCGTTTCCAAAGCTTTAGAAAACTCAAAACTGTTAATTGCAGTTACAGAACCAACTCCATTGGGTTTGCATGATCTCGAACTCATACTAAAGCTTGCAGATCTTATGGGTATTGAGACTTGGATAGTGCTCAATCGAAGCAGCCTTGGTAATAGGGAAGGAGTGCAAAAAGTGGCAAAAGAATACGGAGTAAAGATAGTTGCGGAAATTCCGTATAGCGAGAATATAATCCATAGCTACATTGAGGGGAAGCCGATAGTGTTAAGCGAGAATAAAGAGGCAGAGGTCTTCAAAGAACTTGCCAAAAAAGTTGCAGAATATGTGGGGTGA
- a CDS encoding P-loop NTPase: MQIAIASGKGGVGKSSVTASLVYLLKDTYKLIAIDADADAPNLDLLFNVEKWEEEKELTGAKIAKINTETCIQCGICAERCPYDCINFIDGDYVVNELTCEGCGVCRLVCPVKGVITLEEVRSGIIRKTTTKYNFPLISAQLDVGRPNSGKLVTEEKEWAKKIMKEQNLEHMIVDSAAGIGCQVIASLGGADAVILIAEPTPASLSDVKRVYKVVQHFREPAYLIINKADLNPGFRRLHEFAEEEDIPIIGEIPYDRAVPKSMTMLQPVNEAFPQSKASKALKEIAKIVEEEILR; this comes from the coding sequence ATGCAGATCGCGATAGCAAGCGGAAAAGGTGGAGTTGGAAAGTCAAGTGTTACTGCTTCACTAGTTTACCTTCTTAAAGACACTTATAAGCTAATAGCGATTGATGCTGATGCTGATGCACCTAATCTGGACCTACTTTTTAACGTAGAGAAATGGGAAGAAGAAAAAGAACTCACAGGAGCAAAAATTGCCAAAATAAACACAGAAACATGCATACAATGTGGTATATGTGCTGAGAGATGTCCTTATGATTGTATAAACTTCATTGATGGAGATTACGTAGTGAATGAATTAACATGTGAAGGTTGTGGTGTTTGTAGACTTGTGTGTCCAGTGAAAGGAGTAATCACTTTAGAAGAAGTTCGGTCTGGCATAATTAGAAAAACAACGACAAAATACAACTTTCCATTAATCTCAGCACAGCTTGATGTGGGTAGACCAAATAGTGGAAAACTTGTTACCGAAGAGAAAGAATGGGCCAAAAAAATTATGAAAGAACAAAATCTAGAACACATGATAGTGGACTCAGCGGCGGGGATTGGATGTCAAGTAATAGCAAGTCTTGGAGGTGCAGATGCAGTAATACTTATTGCGGAGCCAACTCCTGCTTCCTTAAGTGATGTAAAGAGAGTTTACAAAGTTGTTCAGCACTTTAGAGAACCAGCTTACCTAATAATCAATAAAGCAGACCTAAATCCAGGGTTTAGAAGACTGCATGAGTTTGCTGAGGAAGAGGATATACCTATAATCGGCGAGATACCGTATGACAGGGCAGTTCCAAAAAGTATGACAATGCTTCAACCAGTTAATGAAGCATTTCCACAGTCTAAAGCGTCTAAAGCTCTTAAAGAAATTGCAAAGATAGTAGAAGAGGAGATTTTAAGATAG
- a CDS encoding MBL fold metallo-hydrolase encodes MRITVLFENHAGFKKGLLGYHGFSLFIEYDERRILVDVGTEGKILLHNMKALEIDPEKIDAVILTHGHYDHTGGLKEFLRARRSAIDVYAHPEIFLQRIALKPKRRDIGIPYLQEELENLGANFILDKKPLKIFDGVWTSGEIKRVTWDRRVGYIVEDNGLIKDPVRDDIALVVEDGKSAIVITGCGHSGILNIVAQSSLNKPVKALIGGFHLMGSNEKLRRDAIRGLKDLGVQKLYAGHCTGFEAMASFMYTFGKNFEPLYVGKVIEL; translated from the coding sequence ATGAGAATTACCGTACTTTTTGAGAATCATGCAGGATTTAAAAAGGGCCTTTTGGGGTACCATGGTTTTTCTCTTTTTATTGAATACGATGAGAGGAGAATTTTAGTGGATGTTGGAACGGAGGGGAAAATTCTCCTTCATAACATGAAAGCCTTGGAAATAGATCCAGAAAAAATCGATGCAGTTATTTTAACTCACGGTCATTATGATCACACTGGAGGGCTGAAGGAGTTTCTTAGAGCTAGGAGAAGCGCTATAGATGTTTATGCTCACCCTGAGATCTTTCTACAGCGGATAGCCCTAAAACCCAAGCGAAGGGATATAGGGATTCCATATCTCCAAGAAGAATTGGAAAATCTTGGAGCAAACTTTATTCTTGATAAGAAGCCATTAAAGATTTTTGATGGAGTTTGGACTAGCGGAGAGATCAAGAGAGTAACTTGGGATAGAAGAGTTGGATATATTGTGGAAGATAATGGCCTCATCAAAGATCCTGTTAGGGATGATATAGCACTAGTTGTAGAAGATGGAAAGAGTGCCATTGTAATAACAGGTTGTGGTCACAGTGGGATCTTAAATATAGTCGCTCAAAGTTCGTTGAATAAACCTGTTAAGGCTCTAATAGGGGGTTTTCATCTGATGGGCTCTAACGAGAAATTGCGGAGGGATGCAATAAGAGGTCTAAAAGACTTAGGCGTTCAAAAACTTTATGCAGGCCATTGCACGGGTTTTGAAGCAATGGCATCATTTATGTACACTTTTGGAAAAAACTTTGAGCCCCTATATGTTGGAAAGGTGATAGAGCTTTAG
- a CDS encoding SDR family oxidoreductase, translating to MEIRLNGKLAFTTASSKGIGFGVAKVLAMAGADVILLSRSEENLKKAQARIEELTGRKPFYIVADLTKREDLEKSVKEIADIGDVDIFFFSTGGPKPGYFMEMEMEDWEKAVNLLLYPAVYLTKALLPKMIEKKWGRIIYSTSVAIKEPIPNIALSNVVRISMAGLVKTLAKEVGKYGITVNGILPGIIRTDRVVQLAKDRAVREGKTLEEALSEYTKSIPLARLGEPEEIGYLVAFLASEYGSYINGAMIPVDGGRLNSVF from the coding sequence ATGGAGATAAGACTGAATGGAAAGTTAGCTTTTACAACTGCTTCTTCTAAAGGGATTGGCTTTGGTGTTGCAAAAGTTCTAGCAATGGCTGGAGCTGATGTTATACTACTTTCAAGAAGCGAGGAAAATTTGAAAAAGGCTCAAGCAAGGATTGAAGAGCTTACTGGAAGAAAGCCCTTTTATATTGTTGCAGACCTAACAAAGAGGGAAGATTTGGAGAAAAGCGTGAAAGAAATAGCAGATATCGGAGATGTAGATATTTTCTTCTTCTCAACTGGTGGTCCTAAACCCGGCTACTTTATGGAGATGGAAATGGAGGATTGGGAAAAGGCTGTAAACCTACTTCTCTATCCTGCTGTTTACCTAACAAAAGCACTTTTGCCAAAAATGATTGAGAAGAAATGGGGGAGAATAATTTATTCTACAAGTGTTGCCATAAAAGAGCCAATTCCAAACATAGCATTAAGCAACGTTGTTAGAATATCAATGGCTGGGCTTGTAAAAACTTTAGCTAAAGAAGTTGGAAAATATGGAATAACCGTAAATGGCATACTGCCAGGTATAATAAGAACAGATAGGGTAGTACAATTAGCAAAGGATAGAGCAGTAAGGGAAGGAAAAACACTCGAGGAAGCATTAAGCGAATATACTAAGTCTATACCCCTTGCTCGTTTGGGGGAGCCAGAAGAAATTGGCTATCTTGTGGCTTTCTTGGCAAGTGAATACGGCTCGTACATAAATGGTGCAATGATACCCGTTGATGGTGGTAGATTGAATTCTGTCTTTTAA
- a CDS encoding DEAD/DEAH box helicase, with amino-acid sequence MYLRKDLIQPRLYQEVIYAKCKDKNSLVVLPTGLGKTLIAQMIADYRLSKYGGKVLMLAPTKPLALQHRESFLRLFNIPEEKVNTLTGEIPPEKRAEIWRRSIIITATPQTIENDLVVGRISLEDVVLLIFDEAHRAVGNYGYVYIAKEYMRESKHPLILGLTASPGSDETKIRAIVKNLFIEHIELRTENSPDVKPYVQGIKFEWLKVGLPEIYKDVRKLLREMLKDSLKPLAGAGLLDSYSPDIPKKEVLKVGQIINTEMAKGNYEVGKLMLYQAKALKLHHAIELLETQGLSALRGYLKKLYEEARKGRTKSTKEIIQDPRMKKAITLLVQAKELGLDHPKLDKLKEIIKEQLDKKPSSKIIVFTNYRDTAKKIVEELLKEHIQAMRFVGQASRENDKGLTQKKQKQILDLFSRGEFNVLVATSVGEEGLDVPEVDLVIFYEPVPSAIRSIQRKGRTGRHKPGKVIILMAKGTRDEAYYWSSRHKEKQMISLLKKVEDMVKKEKQSSLLGFVKSKEKKKSETTIKEVEEKIEVSKEEVYEKLPIKPIFIRKPKGIVVYVDSRELKSQVPKMLKELGVHLEIKTLDIGDYIVSEDVAIERKAANDFIQSIIDGRLFDQARRLKEGYLKPIIIIEGELYGIRNIHPNAIRGALAALTVDWDIPILFAKDPSEVANYIYLIAKREQEERKKEIAVRSEKKALTLADRQRLIVEGLPYVSAVLARRLLRHFGSVERVFTAKESELTQVEGIGEKIAREIRKVITAPYEEKK; translated from the coding sequence ATGTATTTGCGAAAAGACCTTATACAGCCAAGGCTTTATCAAGAGGTAATCTACGCAAAGTGTAAAGACAAAAATAGCCTAGTTGTTCTACCAACAGGGCTAGGAAAGACTCTAATAGCTCAAATGATAGCAGACTACCGCCTCTCCAAATATGGAGGAAAAGTCCTAATGCTAGCTCCCACAAAGCCCCTAGCCCTCCAACATAGGGAGAGTTTCCTGAGACTCTTTAACATCCCAGAAGAAAAAGTAAACACTTTAACGGGAGAGATTCCTCCCGAAAAAAGAGCAGAGATATGGAGAAGGAGTATTATAATTACCGCTACTCCTCAAACTATAGAGAACGATCTTGTTGTTGGTAGAATAAGTCTCGAAGATGTGGTTTTGCTTATCTTTGACGAGGCCCATAGGGCTGTTGGAAACTACGGATATGTATATATCGCAAAAGAATACATGAGAGAATCAAAACACCCCCTCATTCTAGGCTTAACTGCCTCCCCTGGAAGCGACGAGACAAAGATAAGAGCTATTGTGAAAAACCTATTCATAGAACATATTGAGCTCAGAACAGAAAATTCTCCTGACGTAAAGCCCTATGTACAAGGAATAAAGTTTGAATGGCTCAAAGTCGGCCTTCCCGAGATTTATAAAGACGTTAGAAAACTTTTGCGTGAAATGCTCAAAGATTCTCTAAAACCTCTTGCTGGAGCGGGGTTACTCGATAGTTATTCCCCCGACATACCAAAGAAAGAAGTCCTAAAGGTAGGTCAAATAATAAACACCGAAATGGCAAAAGGTAATTACGAAGTAGGAAAACTTATGCTATACCAAGCTAAGGCTTTAAAGCTTCACCACGCGATAGAATTGCTTGAGACACAAGGATTATCCGCACTAAGGGGATACTTAAAAAAGCTCTATGAGGAAGCGAGGAAAGGCAGAACAAAATCTACAAAAGAGATTATCCAAGACCCAAGAATGAAGAAAGCAATAACTCTTCTTGTACAGGCCAAGGAGCTTGGACTTGACCATCCAAAACTCGATAAGTTGAAGGAAATTATAAAAGAACAACTAGATAAGAAACCATCCTCAAAAATAATTGTCTTTACAAATTACCGTGACACTGCAAAGAAAATCGTGGAAGAGCTTCTAAAAGAACACATTCAAGCTATGCGCTTTGTTGGACAAGCCAGCAGAGAAAATGACAAAGGTCTAACTCAGAAAAAACAAAAACAGATTTTAGACCTCTTTTCTAGGGGGGAGTTCAACGTTTTAGTTGCCACCAGTGTTGGAGAGGAAGGTTTAGACGTGCCAGAAGTAGATCTAGTGATTTTTTACGAGCCTGTACCCTCTGCCATTCGAAGTATTCAAAGGAAGGGAAGAACTGGACGACATAAACCCGGTAAAGTTATTATTTTAATGGCAAAAGGGACAAGAGATGAGGCCTATTACTGGAGTTCCCGTCATAAGGAAAAACAGATGATTTCTCTTTTAAAGAAGGTGGAAGATATGGTTAAAAAAGAGAAACAATCTTCCCTTCTTGGATTTGTGAAGTCAAAAGAGAAGAAAAAAAGTGAAACAACTATAAAAGAGGTAGAAGAAAAAATCGAAGTGTCAAAAGAGGAAGTCTATGAAAAACTTCCCATAAAACCAATTTTTATAAGAAAACCAAAGGGTATTGTAGTGTATGTTGACTCTCGTGAGCTTAAAAGTCAAGTCCCTAAAATGTTAAAGGAACTCGGAGTGCACTTGGAAATCAAAACGCTTGATATTGGAGACTACATAGTTAGTGAAGATGTTGCCATAGAAAGAAAAGCTGCTAATGACTTTATTCAGTCAATAATAGATGGACGACTCTTTGACCAAGCAAGACGCTTGAAAGAGGGCTATTTAAAACCCATAATTATCATCGAAGGTGAGCTTTACGGAATTAGAAATATTCATCCAAATGCCATTAGAGGGGCTCTAGCAGCTCTAACCGTAGACTGGGATATCCCAATACTATTTGCCAAAGACCCAAGTGAGGTGGCAAACTACATATACCTAATAGCAAAACGGGAACAAGAAGAAAGAAAAAAGGAGATTGCAGTCAGAAGCGAGAAAAAAGCGTTAACTCTGGCAGATCGACAACGCCTAATAGTAGAAGGTCTCCCTTATGTGTCTGCAGTTCTTGCAAGAAGACTTTTACGGCATTTCGGGAGTGTAGAGCGAGTTTTCACTGCAAAAGAGAGTGAACTTACCCAAGTAGAGGGAATAGGTGAAAAAATAGCTAGAGAAATAAGAAAAGTCATTACTGCCCCTTATGAAGAGAAAAAATAG
- a CDS encoding NifB/NifX family molybdenum-iron cluster-binding protein, translating into MKIVVATAKGGLKDFVNQAFGRAPMFTIVDIEEEQIKNIKVAPNPGASASRGAGVQAAQFCINENANVVIAGQFGPNSSQILQASSIKFVSAPPTMTVEEAVRAFLRGELTQAILGPEGGMGPGKGSSRRMGRRRGQGMGHRRGQDKGAW; encoded by the coding sequence ATGAAAATAGTGGTAGCAACTGCGAAAGGTGGATTGAAGGATTTCGTTAACCAAGCTTTTGGAAGAGCTCCAATGTTCACAATAGTGGATATTGAAGAAGAGCAAATAAAAAATATTAAAGTAGCTCCTAATCCTGGTGCAAGTGCTTCAAGGGGAGCTGGTGTTCAGGCGGCCCAATTTTGTATAAATGAAAATGCAAATGTTGTCATAGCTGGTCAATTTGGGCCCAACTCTTCCCAAATACTTCAAGCATCAAGCATAAAGTTTGTTTCGGCCCCTCCAACTATGACTGTAGAAGAAGCTGTGAGAGCATTTTTACGTGGTGAATTAACTCAAGCAATTCTAGGTCCTGAAGGGGGGATGGGCCCTGGAAAGGGCAGTAGCCGAAGGATGGGCCGTAGAAGAGGCCAAGGAATGGGACACAGAAGGGGACAAGACAAAGGTGCCTGGTGA
- a CDS encoding DUF257 family protein, with translation MSTISTLLENLKFGESILIEHSSTAPVHILFYELIKWAELNSYPVLIDDFLDSLYLYEKHIKLSGLLTKPIKAAMVIKLGGILEVGNVIGKVSVSESTILQKEYDSVFEKVPHERFLNIVVGFDKYLLLLQDRKEFLSSLHDILKYVGNKRRIAFYFINQDLIEIAAPAALPILEEGFTRVVRIGKNESAPPTVKLLKSLMD, from the coding sequence ATGTCAACCATTAGCACATTGTTGGAAAATCTAAAGTTTGGGGAGAGCATATTGATAGAACACTCATCCACCGCTCCAGTTCATATCCTCTTTTATGAACTTATAAAGTGGGCGGAGCTAAATTCATATCCTGTTCTCATTGATGATTTCTTGGATTCTCTCTACTTGTATGAAAAACATATAAAACTCTCTGGTCTTCTAACCAAGCCAATAAAAGCGGCAATGGTAATAAAATTAGGTGGTATTTTAGAAGTAGGAAATGTCATAGGAAAGGTTTCAGTTAGTGAGAGTACTATTTTACAAAAAGAATATGACTCTGTTTTTGAAAAAGTGCCACATGAGAGATTCCTAAATATTGTAGTAGGGTTTGACAAGTATTTACTCTTACTCCAAGACAGAAAAGAATTTTTAAGTTCCCTTCATGATATCTTGAAATATGTTGGAAATAAAAGAAGAATAGCATTTTATTTCATAAATCAAGACCTAATAGAGATTGCTGCTCCTGCAGCACTTCCAATTCTAGAAGAAGGATTCACAAGAGTAGTGAGAATAGGAAAAAATGAAAGTGCTCCTCCAACAGTCAAGCTATTAAAATCCCTAATGGACTGA
- a CDS encoding radical SAM protein, whose amino-acid sequence MRTLIAFGPVPSRRLGRSLGVNNIPNKFCSYACVYCQVGKTLKMEIKRKEFYDPEAIFEDVKKKIEEAKARNERIDYITFAPDGEPTLDVNLGKETELLTELEIPLAILTNSSLIWCDDVREELLRFNFVSLKVDAVSEELWRKIDRPHKSLKLDMILEGMLEFRKEFRGELVTETMLIDGMNYGDEFEKIAEFLKELKPDIAYISIPTRPPTEKWVKPAKEEIINQAFQIFAKVVDRVEYLIGYEGNAFTFTGNIEEDLLGITSVHPMREDAVNELLRKANANWGIIEKLLNEGKLIELEYEGKRFYMRRLPSRDSSRK is encoded by the coding sequence GTGAGAACCTTAATTGCCTTTGGGCCTGTTCCTTCTCGCAGACTTGGGAGAAGTCTTGGAGTAAACAACATTCCCAACAAGTTTTGTTCTTATGCTTGTGTTTACTGCCAAGTTGGGAAGACCCTAAAGATGGAAATTAAAAGAAAGGAATTTTATGATCCAGAGGCTATTTTTGAAGATGTTAAGAAAAAAATTGAAGAAGCAAAGGCAAGGAATGAGAGAATTGATTATATTACTTTCGCCCCTGATGGAGAGCCAACATTAGATGTAAACCTTGGAAAGGAGACTGAGCTTTTAACAGAACTTGAAATTCCCCTTGCAATTTTAACAAACTCCTCTCTAATCTGGTGTGATGATGTTAGAGAAGAATTGCTAAGGTTTAATTTCGTTTCTTTAAAGGTTGATGCTGTTAGTGAAGAGCTGTGGAGAAAAATAGACAGGCCTCATAAAAGCTTGAAGCTTGATATGATTTTGGAGGGTATGCTAGAATTTAGAAAAGAGTTCAGAGGTGAACTTGTAACTGAAACTATGCTAATTGATGGAATGAATTATGGGGATGAGTTTGAGAAAATAGCAGAATTCTTGAAAGAGCTAAAGCCGGATATAGCGTATATCTCAATTCCCACCAGGCCCCCAACGGAAAAATGGGTTAAGCCAGCAAAAGAAGAAATTATCAACCAAGCATTTCAAATCTTTGCAAAAGTTGTTGATAGAGTTGAATATTTAATTGGCTATGAAGGAAATGCCTTCACTTTTACGGGAAACATTGAAGAAGACTTGTTAGGTATTACAAGCGTCCATCCGATGAGAGAAGATGCTGTGAATGAACTTTTAAGGAAAGCAAATGCTAACTGGGGGATCATTGAAAAGCTTTTGAATGAGGGAAAGCTTATTGAACTTGAGTATGAAGGGAAAAGGTTCTACATGAGGAGATTACCCAGTAGAGACTCTTCAAGAAAATGA
- a CDS encoding NifB/NifX family molybdenum-iron cluster-binding protein, which translates to MRIGISSSTNGGLEDTIAPVFARAPVFTIVDVENGEIKNVKVLQNQAAYAGGGAGPIAVQTLINEGVDTIIASQIGPNAMGAIQAAGIKYYTFPPGTSIKEAVDRIIKGETPSPPSEFPQAPSYPPVQVSSQNPQYYPPVPPYPAYGFGWGGGRGRGIGRGFGRGWGRGGRGWGARLGYCPWTGMPNRRNWIARYFGWW; encoded by the coding sequence ATGAGGATTGGAATATCGAGTTCGACAAATGGGGGGTTGGAAGATACCATAGCTCCAGTATTTGCGCGGGCACCAGTGTTTACAATAGTTGATGTGGAGAATGGAGAGATAAAGAATGTCAAAGTACTCCAAAATCAAGCTGCATACGCAGGAGGAGGAGCTGGCCCAATAGCTGTACAGACACTCATAAACGAGGGGGTTGATACAATAATAGCATCACAAATAGGGCCAAATGCCATGGGTGCCATTCAAGCAGCTGGTATCAAATACTACACCTTTCCACCTGGGACATCAATAAAGGAAGCTGTTGACAGAATTATAAAGGGAGAAACTCCTTCGCCACCATCAGAATTTCCACAAGCTCCATCCTATCCTCCTGTTCAAGTATCCTCCCAGAACCCACAGTATTATCCTCCTGTCCCACCGTATCCAGCGTACGGCTTTGGTTGGGGTGGAGGAAGAGGTAGAGGCATAGGAAGAGGATTTGGTAGAGGTTGGGGTAGAGGAGGACGTGGCTGGGGAGCAAGACTAGGCTACTGTCCATGGACTGGAATGCCAAATAGAAGAAACTGGATAGCCAGATATTTCGGCTGGTGGTGA
- a CDS encoding radical SAM protein, with translation MRSHFKWRELINLPSLPPQTGEISCKICVNECQILEGNPGYCGIIWNKKGKLVPITGSFDYGYLHWYLDPHPTNCVARPVCPEARHRGFCNLAVFFAGCNLDCLFCQNIEHKYMIKNGNIDPLAGIIISSKELANVAMKREVSCVCYFGGDPTPHAPYAIKASREIIKRAKDIKSTKRICWETNGLENPSIMKEMAKLSIESGGIIKIDWKAYTPQVYEALTGINGEKALQRIKGNIKLISSMKTRDEPPLLVVSTLVVPHYIDEEEVRKIATYLAKIDPEIPYVLLGFAPQHLMHDVLPTSKKQMEDVYHAAKEEGIKEVYIENYWLLR, from the coding sequence ATGAGATCCCATTTCAAATGGCGGGAGTTAATAAACTTGCCTTCCCTTCCTCCTCAAACCGGAGAAATTTCCTGTAAAATCTGTGTTAATGAATGCCAAATTCTAGAAGGGAATCCTGGCTATTGTGGGATAATCTGGAACAAAAAAGGAAAATTGGTACCAATAACTGGAAGTTTTGACTATGGATACCTCCACTGGTATCTTGACCCCCACCCCACAAACTGTGTTGCACGACCTGTCTGTCCCGAAGCAAGACACAGAGGATTTTGTAACTTGGCAGTCTTTTTCGCCGGTTGTAACTTAGATTGTCTCTTTTGCCAAAACATAGAACACAAATATATGATAAAAAATGGAAATATCGATCCTTTAGCGGGAATTATCATAAGCTCAAAAGAACTTGCTAATGTTGCTATGAAAAGGGAGGTCTCTTGTGTATGTTACTTCGGTGGAGATCCAACACCGCACGCACCTTATGCAATTAAAGCGTCAAGAGAAATCATCAAACGAGCAAAAGATATCAAATCAACAAAAAGGATTTGCTGGGAAACAAACGGTCTCGAAAACCCAAGTATTATGAAAGAAATGGCCAAATTAAGCATTGAAAGCGGAGGAATAATAAAAATTGACTGGAAAGCATACACACCTCAAGTTTATGAGGCCTTAACGGGCATAAACGGAGAAAAAGCCCTCCAAAGAATAAAGGGAAACATAAAGCTTATTTCCTCAATGAAAACAAGAGACGAACCCCCACTGTTAGTCGTGAGCACCCTTGTAGTTCCCCATTACATTGACGAGGAGGAGGTCAGAAAAATAGCAACATATCTTGCAAAAATAGACCCAGAGATTCCTTATGTTCTTCTCGGTTTTGCTCCTCAGCACTTAATGCATGATGTTCTGCCTACAAGCAAAAAACAAATGGAAGATGTCTACCATGCAGCTAAAGAGGAAGGTATAAAAGAAGTTTACATAGAAAATTACTGGCTCCTAAGGTGA
- a CDS encoding DUF134 domain-containing protein — MGRGRGRRRKMRFIGFIPEVRHFYPAKPPFGPPQPPIFMTYEEFEVLRLVDYEGLTQEEAGQRIGVSRGTVWRALTSARKKVAQMLVEGRELIILAQGNEIPKGESP; from the coding sequence ATGGGAAGAGGTAGGGGTCGGAGAAGGAAAATGCGTTTTATAGGTTTTATTCCTGAGGTTAGACACTTTTATCCAGCTAAGCCTCCATTTGGGCCTCCTCAACCTCCAATCTTCATGACGTATGAGGAGTTTGAGGTATTGAGATTAGTTGATTATGAAGGATTAACGCAGGAAGAGGCTGGCCAAAGAATAGGTGTTTCGAGAGGAACAGTGTGGAGGGCATTAACATCAGCGAGAAAAAAAGTCGCTCAAATGCTTGTTGAAGGGAGGGAGCTGATAATTCTTGCTCAAGGAAATGAAATTCCAAAAGGGGAATCACCTTAG
- a CDS encoding class I SAM-dependent methyltransferase: MNEQYIFSHEYPTYFSKLNGLRSKIAKDLPIKPGMKILDLATGYGFFAVEIAKCEGTVRITGIDIAQNDIIKAKDNIKKHGLDNRIRVVQMDATSMTFPDESFDMVVNFLGLEDIHMTRGKEGVRKTFHEVSRILKPEGYFCFVAMPPEEMESDAQKLENEVFSYICSATWLSAKEYEEMLKEAGLKLLTKKAYYTGKKLTPEQAKEEIEFACENVPKIYGIGTPSFDEVWEKFRERIEKHGMGHYSKVVLFIAQKAVKG; the protein is encoded by the coding sequence ATGAACGAACAATATATATTCAGCCATGAGTATCCCACATATTTTTCAAAACTCAATGGCCTGCGCTCAAAAATTGCAAAAGATTTGCCAATTAAACCAGGAATGAAAATATTAGACCTAGCAACGGGCTATGGATTTTTTGCTGTAGAGATAGCAAAGTGTGAGGGGACGGTTAGAATCACCGGAATTGATATTGCCCAAAATGATATCATAAAGGCAAAGGACAACATCAAGAAACATGGCCTCGATAATCGCATACGGGTTGTTCAAATGGATGCCACTAGCATGACTTTTCCTGATGAAAGCTTTGACATGGTAGTTAATTTTCTGGGATTAGAAGACATCCATATGACAAGAGGAAAAGAAGGCGTTCGTAAGACATTTCATGAGGTCAGCCGCATTCTGAAGCCAGAGGGATACTTTTGCTTTGTTGCAATGCCTCCAGAGGAAATGGAGAGCGATGCCCAAAAGCTGGAAAATGAAGTGTTTTCCTATATCTGCAGTGCTACATGGCTAAGTGCAAAAGAATACGAAGAGATGCTCAAAGAGGCAGGGCTTAAGCTCCTCACGAAAAAGGCATATTATACTGGCAAAAAACTCACTCCAGAGCAGGCCAAGGAGGAAATAGAGTTCGCATGTGAGAATGTTCCAAAGATATATGGTATTGGTACTCCATCCTTTGATGAGGTTTGGGAGAAATTTAGAGAGAGAATAGAAAAGCATGGAATGGGACACTATTCCAAAGTCGTACTGTTTATCGCACAAAAAGCAGTCAAAGGGTAG